A stretch of DNA from Anopheles ziemanni chromosome 3, idAnoZiCoDA_A2_x.2, whole genome shotgun sequence:
CTGTACGTTCCATAGCGTACGGGTGGTTTGAGCATGCAtagaaaacgttttcgctaacTTTCGAAACCTTACATGACAGATTGAGCGTTGCTCGCCCCTTTTTAGAGTAGAGTACACGAGAACAAGAAGCAAGGCATTGGCAAAGGTTTCGTTTTctacttcctttttttttaaatcgctgGTGGGGTCAatcttttgtttgctttttttatggGACTGCTAGTCTTGCAGTTGGCATGTGCCATTCAAAAAACTTCGTGTCAATGCTGGTAGAGCGATAACGAACCCGCGGCGATATCTCGGCTGCTACTTAAAACTCAAATTGCTTTTCTTTTAACAAAAATTGTCGAGTAATGATTGAAGCCGATAAAAACCctgattattttcttttcgccgcCCTAATCCTACTGAATATTGGAACGGTCCCCAAATTAGTTCGCGCGCTAATCGACCTCACTTCCAGTATTTGTTTCTCTGCTTTACCTAAATAGCTAATCGATCGTCATGGGtcattttttggatgctcgCGAGTAAAACGGGATATCCACCATTCCTTTTTCTCACCTGTTTCCTTCTCCACGACCAGGCAATCCTTTATTTGCCttcctatttttttgtttgttttacccttGATTGAAACGCTCAATTTCTCTTAAAGAGCGGTGCTCTTTCGCGCGATTAAATGGGACATAATTTAAATGATgtgaaacattgtttttcttacttATTCGTAACCTTCCACCAATGCAGATACAGATCAGTCCGACACGTGCCAACGAGATACCGATTACACGCGGCAGTCCAACGTAACGTCTAGTCAATAGTACAGATCGTACAATCGTACGACCGTCAAAAGGAATCCTACATCGTCGAGTTTATAATTtggaatattttaatgattctCCGCTAGATTTAGATAAACTTTAGAAACCAATTAActggaagaaaaactaaaaccctATCTCGTTGCACTTGTGGTTCGCTTACTCGTTAACTCCGCTtggcgtttttttgttttatttcacaattattttttttttttgctttgtttagaACCATAAACCTCTCATGAAAACTTACAGAAGGACAAAACGAACTGACGAACTGAACTAAActagttttaaataaaatagtaaatGATATACGACAACTCCCGCATGCGTTCTACCCTCACACTAGCTGATTCTCTTCCTGATACACTAAGTTTTCCTTCCTaccttcgtttttctttctgctttTCTCCCATCACTGATACACCTGGGAGAGTACTGTTTTCCCCCATCGTAACTCTACCCTAGCCTAGGTAAGTAAATCACCGACTTGTGCGTGCAGTTCACCGTTGAACTGCAAAAGGCAACCGACAGCACCGAAGTAGCCTTCATGTTCGAGGAACAGCGCCTTCAGCGTGCCCTTCGACCAGTAGTCCATCGCGTACGCGAGCAGCTTCATCGAAATTGGGTTGACGCGCAGAAAGTTGCCCACGAACACGACCTAAAATCAGAGGGCCGGGTTTAAAAAGATGTTGTCCGGTCGGATAAAGATTACGGGTAGGGGATGCTTaccttttcaattttctcatTGCTGGCGCACATCCGGGCGATCGAACCAATGTTGTTGGTGATCGTCACCAGGATCGCGTGGGCCAGATCCTCCTTGCTTACACTCTGCCGCCGTTCTTGTAGATGCATCTGCCCGAAGCTAGAAGTAGACGTTTGAAAGAGAAGGTTAAAAATCATAGTTGTTCAAATTATTGATATTACCATAAATTACCCTTTTTATAGGACTGGCAAAAGAacaattgatcgaaaaactggtcaaatttaaatgatttttcataaatcgtCAGCCACTGTCTGTTGATATCATCATCAAGAGTTCCATTTATTTTGTGTTCAGAACAAAATTGATAGCGtcataatttaaattgaatccgtCGTGGCCAAAACAGTGAAGCAACGCagtttgttgcttttgtttcCAGCTTTATCGCGCAGTGAATATGTTTGATGTTGTGAGACACTTCGTGTCAGTGTTCTGTCACTTAAGGAGAAAGGTTAAAAGGTTAAAGGTTCTGTCACTTAAGGAGAAATCATGTGGAAGGCTCGTTCCCGGCCAAGGACCGTACTGGACTCGGGACTCCATAATGCAACAGAAGTTGAAGCGACAGACAGAATGAAAAATGGCTTATTCACTCCGGTCCTTTGACCAGAAGATCGCTTGAACTGACCAAATTACAACTTCTCACACTTCATATAATATCACCCAACTATTTCTTGTTTCAGAAGCGATAAGCTTTCTTATAAGCAAAAACCTACAGAACTAATGTTCCAGTAGGGACGCTGCCTACAAATTGTTGAAGACGATTCAATTCCAATTGACCGAAAGTTGCCCTATTCCCAgtattcccttttttctccgTGCGTCTCGCGTACGTACCTCGAGGCCACCAGCTCGCCGGGCAGCCCGAACCGCTCGTAGTCGCCGCCGTAAATGTCTTTCACTAATTTATCTACTTTCTTGTGATCACCCGTCGTCGCCAGCTGTATCGCTTCCTCGAACGTTTCACAGCCGGTGAGCAGGCAGCATAGGCCCAGGAATGTTCCGCCGCCCAAACTCGTACCGGAGATGCGCTTGTAGTTGTCGGGTCCGCGCACGGCCAGCACCGACACGCCCGAACCGACGTTCACCAGAATAAACGGGTACGGTTGGCTGAAGTCAAACTTTTTCTTCGTACTACTGCAAGAAGTTGGAAATGGGGAGAACCTGTTAGTACCGGCTCTGTCGTGGATGGTTGCCGTTTTTTTCAGTTACCTGATTTCATTGGCGTTCTCCCAGTAGTAGCATTCGCATGGATTGTGCGTCTCGGTGAACAGGATGCCCTTGATCAGCGCATCGAGCTCGTCGAACTTGGCCAGCTTCATGTTGACCTCCCGCTGGAAATCGTCCTCGAACTTGTACGCACCGCCACCGGTGGCACAGATCGTCGTCACCAGCTGCGCCATGCCCTTCGACTTGGCCAGCCGCAGGAAGCTCAGCATCTCGGAGGTCGGGAAGCGGATGAAGTGGAGCGAGCCACGCCGCCCCCGGATCACCACGTCGTCCATCTGCAGGTGGATGTCCCGGTGGCCGGTATTGCCGTAGGCCGAATTCTTCGTCAGGTAGCGCCGTATGTTGCGCAGAATCTTGGCCTCCTGGTCCAGCTCGCCCGGTGTGATGTCCTTCGGCTCGAAGTAGACCAGCTTCGTCAGTGTGCCGCCAATGTCCATGCCGAACCATGGCATCGCTGCGGGATGAGAAGGAAAGGACAAGCCGATTAGTTGTCATTTCAAAAGGTCACCGGAAAAAAAGAGTGTCCCACCCTAACCGTTCCATCCTCAAAAGCGAACGTCACTCGCCCTATCAGCTGGTGCGTTCCTCCCAAAAGGTCATGTAACGAAAGTTGAGCATCATCTGATCATCGTCACCCCGACGACGTTGGCCGAACTTGACCATCGACCACTGCACTAATGCATCGCATCGATCACGTGCCCTCGCTTGTGCCCTCCGCGTTCGTGATTACGCCGAGACGAGACCGCCAGACTAGTCCGATCTAATCCTTGATTAGGGATTATCGACAGCTGACGACGACGGACGGAGGTGAACCGCGGTGGCTGAAGTGTTGTAGTATCGACGCCGC
This window harbors:
- the LOC131289961 gene encoding pantothenate kinase 3, with translation MDSDTEGTSKVVRKAMPWFGMDIGGTLTKLVYFEPKDITPGELDQEAKILRNIRRYLTKNSAYGNTGHRDIHLQMDDVVIRGRRGSLHFIRFPTSEMLSFLRLAKSKGMAQLVTTICATGGGAYKFEDDFQREVNMKLAKFDELDALIKGILFTETHNPCECYYWENANEISSTKKKFDFSQPYPFILVNVGSGVSVLAVRGPDNYKRISGTSLGGGTFLGLCCLLTGCETFEEAIQLATTGDHKKVDKLVKDIYGGDYERFGLPGELVASSFGQMHLQERRQSVSKEDLAHAILVTITNNIGSIARMCASNEKIEKVVFVGNFLRVNPISMKLLAYAMDYWSKGTLKALFLEHEGYFGAVGCLLQFNGELHAQVGDLLT